In Anolis carolinensis isolate JA03-04 chromosome 4, rAnoCar3.1.pri, whole genome shotgun sequence, the genomic window CTTGGAAACATCCGTCTTCAAGGCATAATTTCATTGCGAATgctatttgtttttaatcagggctGGAGATCGGCTTTCGGAAAGTGCTGCTTTCCCTTCTCTTGGGATTATCCGATTTCCACAGGAGAATAAGAGAGATCCTGGATTACTGAGCTACAGGGGATTTGCTGGCTTCTTCCTAATTAGACTCGACATTGGAATGAAAGGGCCGGGCAGTGTGCTCACTTTTTGACTTTGTCCTTCCCAATGATTCCTGTAATTTTTCCACTCTCAGATCAGTTACTGCTCTGCCCTTGAGACCTGGAGAGGCAATCTCTATGGATATTTCCCCCTTCACCCACACAGCGATTTATTCCTCCTGTAATTGGATACTAGTGTCAAAGGTTGATTAGAATTCCTAATAGATTTTTAGATCAGCGAGCGGATTTCAGCTCTAAGTGCTTGATTAAAACAATCACATTTGTCGTCTCCCCCTTCACCACAATCTCTGCCACTATGCACACGCGGAGAGACAAAATCAGAATAATGACTCCAGTCTATATTATGTTTCTGCTACACTTCTCTTTGTCTAATGATGTCTTGGGTTGATGAAGctatttctcctcccctccttgcCCTTCCCGATCCCCTTTTTGCCTTCGCAGATTGAAAAGAAATGTACGTCCAAAGAAATTTGTTTAATTGGGTAGAGGCTGGAAGAGAATCCTGGAAGGAAGAGTGACTGTATGGAGCATAGAAGATTTCTTCTCAGTGCCTGAGTGATGGTGAAGTTGTGAACAACCGTCTCTGCTGGATCGTGGGCTTCTCAATGGCAAGTTGTGGCTTCTTGGAGTGGTGCCCCCATGGCACATGTGGATCTAGTGTACTTCACCATGGAGAACAGTCAGACGGATCGGGGCTACAGCGCAGACCCAAATTTGCACTCTCCCCCATATTGGGGGCAACCCAATGAAAGAGAGGGACAGACTCAGCCACCCGCTATGGAGGCTGAATATTGTGAGGGGCACAGCAAAGCCACCAGGAGGGGTCCCCAAGAAGACATGTTTGGTCCTTCTCATTCCTTTGCCGGTGCATCATCACTAACCTCGCAAGTTGAGGTTGTCTGTCATCCCAGCCTTCTACAAGAAAATATAGCAAAGGACCAAAAGAGAGCTTGCTGTTGCGAATCAGAGACCTCCTTCACCTGCGTGGATGAGAACGTCAACAATCTAGACCACAAGAGAAGCCCAGCCCACCAGAGTTGCTGCCACAACCCAGATCTTCATCCTGATCCTTGTGGAGAGATGAGCCTTGAGTGGCCCTATGACCCAGCCTCCTTGGCTTCCGAGGAAGATGATGAGGCCAGCTCGGAAGCTGCTGGTGGCAAGTCCATTGATTATGGATTTGTAAGTGCCATCATCTTCCTGGTTACTGGGATTTTGTTGGTGATCATTTCCTATGTGATTCCCAGGGATGTGACTGTGGACCCCAGCACAGTGGCAGCGAGGGAGATGGAGCGGCTGGAGAATGAGAGCGCCAGAATTGGGGCTCACCTGGACAGGTGTGTGATCGCAGGGCTCTGCCTCTTGACCCTGGGGGGTGTGGTGCTCTCCAGTTTACTCATGATGTCCATGTGGAAAGGCGAACTCTACAGGAGTCACCGGTTCGCAGCTTCCAAAGAATCGGCCAGACTGTATGGCTCTTTCAATTTCCGGGTCAAATCCTCTCCGAATGATAACATGGAGCTGTCGCTGGTTGAAGAGGATACACTTGCCATAGATAGTTAGGTGGGCCTTGATGCTCTGAGGTTGTGATAGAATGGGAGCTGGGGAATTTTTCCTCCTGTTTGATAAAGCAAGCTAAATTTAAAAGAGCTCGTAATGTCTGTAAGAAGCCTATTTTCCTAGTACATTGAAATGGAAAATGTGCATTATATAGggcaaaaagacaaaaaagagagataatataaaattaatctaTATTATCAAGTTTGAAATAAGATCTCAGTAAGGGTTGCAtcaacaatgtagaattaatgcagtttgacaccatttcaactccatgactccatgctatgaaatcctaggctTCATAGTTTGGcagggcaccagcattctttgaaagagaagactaaagaccttgtaaagctacaactcccaggattccatagcattgaaccatagcagtcaaattggtgtcaaacagcattagatctacagtgtagatgcaccataacaGTGGCTCCCACAGAGCTCTTGGAAAACATTCAGTATGTACCAGTGAAACTGGTGTTGTTCACTAGTCAATATATATATGTGGGCATCTGGTTGGATAGGCTCTTTGTTCATCAGTGGGGATAACTGAGAACTTGGAAAGTGACATTtaagaaaaataaacataatgGTATTCTGGATCCTAGAGCACTAGCTCCAGGTATGGATGAGTG contains:
- the tmem74 gene encoding transmembrane protein 74 yields the protein MAHVDLVYFTMENSQTDRGYSADPNLHSPPYWGQPNEREGQTQPPAMEAEYCEGHSKATRRGPQEDMFGPSHSFAGASSLTSQVEVVCHPSLLQENIAKDQKRACCCESETSFTCVDENVNNLDHKRSPAHQSCCHNPDLHPDPCGEMSLEWPYDPASLASEEDDEASSEAAGGKSIDYGFVSAIIFLVTGILLVIISYVIPRDVTVDPSTVAAREMERLENESARIGAHLDRCVIAGLCLLTLGGVVLSSLLMMSMWKGELYRSHRFAASKESARLYGSFNFRVKSSPNDNMELSLVEEDTLAIDS